DNA from Aggregatimonas sangjinii:
TTTATGGACAGTACCGGTTTCGGTACGTTCTTTCAGATAAAGAATGTAGATGAAACGGGTTGTGCTTGTGGTATTCCCGAACTGACCTTAAATATGGTCGACGGGGCCATTTATTTTGACGGCGCGCTTATGCGACGTATTACACCTGAAGTTCCTAAGACGAGGTATAGGAACACCAATACGAATATTCTTGGCAAATGGCTTCAAGTTAGAATAGAGGTGGCCTTCGCGAAATTTCCCGACGCATATCTTGAATTGAGTATTACCCATGCCGAATCGGAGGACCAAGAGCCCATTTTCGGCCCCTTTTTGTATACCGGTACGAGTTCATGGAAAGACTCCCAAACGTACAAACGTATAAAATTCGGAATTTATCGCCGTATACGTAATGGTTCGGGCCTCGATGCCGAAGGGAACGTACTGCCCGTAAAAGAAGGATTACGTGATGAGTATGTACAATACGGCGATATGGTGGTTACCAAGAACCCCAAACCCGAAATTTCGGCCCTTGAAGATGTCGTACCCGAAACTACGAATGCATTCAGGGTGTTTCCCAACCCTGCGAAAGATTTTATTCAAGTTTCCGGTTCAAATAATGATGTAACCGTTTACGACAATAGTGGCAAGCGTATTTTACGCACTATGCACTCGGAGATAGATGTACAAAACTGGCCTTCCGGAATGTATTTGATACAAAATTCCCAAAATGAACTTATCAGACTGGTAAAGTATTGATAGGTGTACAAGCCACCTTTGCTGCCCCTCGCCATCTATTTTCTGCACCAAGGTTATATACCAGCAACTTTTGTGTACCCTCCTTATCTTTGGTGAATTATCGCTCTATACGTCACCGTTTTATAGAGAGGTTCTATACAAAATGGTCTCGAAGGGTACCGAGCTTCTGTTGACCGAATCTAGACAGCCTACCACAAAAGGTATAAATCATATTTGGTAGTATAAGCCCAGGAGGGTGCAATTCCTGAAATTGCGCTGAAAATAATTATCTGTAAGCCCGCATTACTGTAAATTCAAAGCAGCATCTACCTGCAAAGACAATTCAAATAATAGAATCACAGTGAAATTACCCCAACCCTACCTTGTCATCAATTAACGTACTGTTGGAGTTATAAAACTAATTTTACGCTTTGGATGTTGACCCGTAAAAACAGGCTAAGCAGTATTTGATTTAACACTAGGGTGTTTGTTGAGCACCCTTACCTCGAGACCGTTTTAAGCCTTCACGTAACGGAGCTATCTGTTCCTTATTCTCTTTATTGCGAATTCTTTCTAGCCCTTTACCTAGCGGACCTATCTCGCTTTTGTAATCATTAGCAGTAGAGGGTGATGTCGGCTTAACATCATTCTGCATCACAACAACCCTAATTTCATTGACGGGTGTCAGAAAACCTTCGAAACTATGTACACTTTGATTTTCACCAAATTTACTATCTAGAATATCATCTCCCGATTGCTTCGGAACGATCTGTTCACCATCGTTTATTTTAGTGGTAGGTTCTTCAAAAAGTCTTTTTCCCAGTTCCTTAGAAGCGAGCTCATATGTCTTGGGATCCGCGCCTAGCTTGTCTAATTGAAGCATTAAATCTTCTGTAGCAATTTCGTCTAGGCGTTTCCACGTCGCTTTTTCAAATTCATTCGCGCTTTCCAGAGTTTGCCCAGATTCCTCAATTTCTAATTCTTCTGTTGAATTTGGGAGAGCCGGAACAAGTTCTATACGATCCATATTCTCCTGTAATTCAGCAGTTAGCCCGGTTAATTTCTCCAACACCCTGTTTACCTCTTCCGCCGGTAATCCCTCTAACAGCGATAAGACCTTCACCAGCTGCAATTCCGTATTTTCTTCTTGTAGTGTCGTTGGTTCATCGATTACCCTAGACAAATATTGCTTTTCGTCGTTAACCAATGCATAGTACAGGTCGAAAAGCATTCGTTGTTGATTATTTGGTAGCTGTATTGCCTCGTCAACGACTTTCGCCACCATCTCATCGGAATTGATGATAGAAATAGCATTGTTATCTTTATGCCCAGTATCATCAATGCTTGCATTGGGTCCGTCTTGGGGATTTGTCGGAGCAGTTGTTTGGGTGTTATTTTCGCCCGTTTCATTTTGTTGTTGTCCGGCACGCTCAATTTCTCCAAGCACTGCATCCGGTACTTGTTGAACATCAGTGTTTTCTAAAACTGATTGATCGCCAAGCACGGGGATTGGGCTTTGCTGAGGGGTCACATCGGTCGAAGCCTGCGGGCCATTTGATCGAGAAGGCTGTTGTCCCAGGTCGGGAAGCGCTGAAATAGGTTCAGATGCATTTAGATTTTCCAGCTTGGCGTCGTTTTGCACCATTTCCCTAAACTGCTTTAATTTGCCGTCGATGTCTTCAATTGGTTGAGCGGATTGGAGCTTATTTTCTTTCTGAAAAGCCGAAGCCGTAGACCTCGTTCCTGCAAGTTCAGCCTGTAACTCCTTAAATCGGGTTTCGAGCGATTTACCCGTAGTTTCTATATTCTTAATAGTTTTGTCTCGATTATTATCGTCAGGCAAGTTATACTGCTTTCGTACTTTTTCCCATCTCTTCTTAATACTAGCGGCCCTTTCCTTTTCAGTTTGAATAAGTCCTTCCCCTGTAGTTCCAATAGTTGGTTTCTCTATAGTTCCAATAGTTGATTTCTTTTGCGTAGCAGTACCAATGCGTTCTCCCATCGCTACCGTCCTATTTTTCAATATCTTGAGAAATGCACTGAAGACTACTTGAAGAATAGCTCTAAAGACGTTTTGCGTATTGCCTACTGGTTTCGGAATTTTCCTTGCCATACCTTTTATTTTTATTATTAATATGTGATTGATATCCTACGGAGCTATTAAGAAGGTGCATCGAAAAAAAATAATTAACGATACGCAATCATCTCCTCTGCATCAGTAAGGTAGCTTAAACTGCCTTTTACCCCCAAAGCAAAAGCTTTAAAATGCATCGGGACCCTTAATACGTTTCGAGTTCAAACTAGTTTAAAGGCGCTTCTACATCTCCCCCAACCATTACAATTATGTTTGTTTCGCTTTTTTATTACAAGAATTCGTCCGTGCTATTGATAAAAAGCGGTTTCTGTCGGGATAAAAAGCTACAGCGGTACATTTGACTTATTTTAAATTAAATTTTGGTCGTCGTAAGTCTTTTTCCCGCACTTTTGCCGGATAAGTAGACTTGGCGTGCTTGGCTTTTATAAGATGAGTATTTCTATCGACCGCGCTTTTTAAGGGTAGCGCGCTATTTTTAGCCTTTGCGCTAGGCTGAGCCTTACTGAAAGCTTTGTAATGCGTAATTTGTGTAATTTTCCCATTCGAGTCAAGCGAGGCGACCGTTCTGATTTTGGGGGCTGGTTGAGACTTCTTTGCCCCTACTTTCGAGGCTTTCGCGGCCGCTTGCCGTTTCTGTAAATTCCTTCGCTTTTGTTTGTTCAGAAGCACGTTACTTCGGTGCTGCTCCTTAACTTGATTTAGGACTGCATTGGCTTTTGCGATTTCTGCCGCCATGTCTTTTGCGGCTGATTTTCCCTCTATTGGTATGGCGCTTTTTTTAGGCTTTTGTGTGATTTTATTAAACAACGAAATCAACCTGCTTCGTAAGTTCCCGATCAATGAAATGGCTGTACCGGGTTTCACCGCTTTGTTAGCCCTTGTAGACTTCACTTTTTCTTTCATTTATTCGATTTTAATCAGTGTAATGCATTTTAAAAGAGGTGAAAAATAATGAACATAAAGCGTCGTGGGAATTCATAGGGACTCTCGGTGATGGTTCAAATTTTATTAAGCCTGTTTAAGCTTGAATTGGCCTCGTTTGGGCTGCAATTCCTTAGATTGGCGTATACCTTTGTTTTCAGCCGCTGCTTGCTTTAATGTTTTAGAACTGTCTGCCGCAACCTTGGTTTGTTGAGGCACTTTGAGGGCCTCCAATTTGTTATCTATTGCATCCAAGCGGTTATTCAAAGCTGTATTATCATTTGAATTTACAGTCGTATTGCCTTGTTTTCTATTTAACTCTTTTTTCGCCGCTTTCGCAAGCTCCTTCTTTTCAGCAATTATTTCCTTCAATTCTTTTAAAATATCATCGAATTTTAGGTCAGAATCGTTCTTCGCTCCTTTTTTGGTTAATTTTCGGAATATTTTCTTTGCAATACTTTTTAGCACTAGCAGGGCCGCAAAAGCTTAAATAATCGCTGGCCCAGCCAGTATGGACGCTAATAAAACGACTTGAATTTGAGTTCCCTTCTTTTTAAGGCTATCCCAAAAACTTGTTTTCTTTTCCTTCTGGGGGGCAGCTTTCTCCTTACCTTCTGTATTCTTGTACTTTTTTAGCTTTTTCCTCATTCGTTTTAAATCCTTTACCTCTGAATTGATTTGAGAATTTGTTACGGGAGATGTTTGTTTCGATGTTCCCTTTTCGGGTTGATTACCCTTTGATTTATTTTTAATTTTTGACATTTACTTAATATTTTAAAGGCAGTTCATTAATAGTTTCAAACCGACGAATAAACAAAAGATGCGGTCGGGTTTCTCGACCTAGCATGGCGACTATCGATTTGGCAAAATAAAATGAAAAAATTAAGGTTTTCCAATGCCTGCTGAGGTTCGCTTCATGCGCGTCCCATCGGTCGTTTGGATTTCTTTTTTTTCATACTAATAGTTAATCCCGTTATTTGATTCGCATTATTTTTACTTATAATTATCTTACTTGTTCTTGCTTTAATTGTTTTTTGAGGGCTTAACAGGGCTCTTAGATATCGGTATTTATTTGAGGGGCCTTTAGAAATCTTATCATCAGCTATATTGGGTACTGGATTAACCGAGTTTGAGTTCAACTCCTGTTCCGCCGGTTCAGCATGTAATTGCTTGTGGGCTTCTTTTCTCTCTAATTCTTTCGAGATAAATTTCAGTTCATCGATAATCATACTTTTCTGCTTTGAGTCTATCGTATTCCTATCCATTATCCTATTTAAAGTGCTCGCAAGTGATTTAATACTTAGATAAACAAATGCAGCCGCAGGACCGAAGAGAACGAGTCCTAACAGAGCTATTTGAGTTTCGCGAATACTACTCTTTAATCTATTCCATGAACTGCGGGTCTTTATGACTTCTTGCGGCACATCCCTCTGGAATGTCATCTCCTCGTCATCTCCCCCCTTTTTATCATGGCGCTCCAAATTTTCTTGGTTTTGGTTGCCTGCGATATTGGTTGCCAAAGGTGCCTCCGGCACCGTCCTATTTTCAAGTTGTGGCATTGTACTCATGCGCTTTTCCTTTGGACCTACTCTATTCTCAATTCTCTGTTTCATAATGTTTTTATTATAATGTATTTAAAGTAGTGGATTCTCCCCTAAACTAGCTTGTTGCAAAAATTCTTTTTGCCGTTGTACCAATCGCCTTTGCTGCATCTGGT
Protein-coding regions in this window:
- a CDS encoding T9SS type A sorting domain-containing protein; this encodes MRIVSFICIAFIHALTYCQPGGENEIITEINPQPGHSTFAAEDMLQILGRNWSEFPDRSDKDLCHPEGTHFSKVYDGFLEKNVWQLNAHVTEDIDSCREDRHYKQRVEISAENNEDVKGRMNDVMRYEFKIKFDKDFMDSTGFGTFFQIKNVDETGCACGIPELTLNMVDGAIYFDGALMRRITPEVPKTRYRNTNTNILGKWLQVRIEVAFAKFPDAYLELSITHAESEDQEPIFGPFLYTGTSSWKDSQTYKRIKFGIYRRIRNGSGLDAEGNVLPVKEGLRDEYVQYGDMVVTKNPKPEISALEDVVPETTNAFRVFPNPAKDFIQVSGSNNDVTVYDNSGKRILRTMHSEIDVQNWPSGMYLIQNSQNELIRLVKY